A genomic window from Candidatus Effluviviaceae Genus I sp. includes:
- a CDS encoding carboxypeptidase regulatory-like domain-containing protein, which translates to MRQRTIITRRGPARAAAGVAAAVALACAWVPAWASGITVTAYPPPLVPLDGEVTVAWAEPVDARLHFGRVPGVYTDATSAHGVGSLSFTPSSEGMTTGLHYCVLRAVGGPESSGEFGFAVESATLPVPTRPPNGSVVHETTTVLSWDPVEGVPYYHVAVSDSDIEIVVEDGQTKLRGANIVWQAITSARSIQYGAVDPSGHFVNSNGQSPPLMRGFNYRWLVLNNYGNHPLLTSLVGAGLAGFTVDVVPGVTAPALLAPADSLSIVDDAVEFAWEPVAGAVGYHLYIYQRRAWGGGEASYPVWNGPASVPGAVVHAGSFLSTGEYSWRVVALDQNGRGAASELRRFAYSTETGAAAISTVAADGRPVAQALVEISHAEGGLLVLPTVTDASGHAFKLLAPSAYAFHATKPGFRDTTLYAQVAVNETVHVPIVMRRPSARLRGTVLDSLGQPVFDATVVSAGNGSSVETATDGGGHFAVQLEAGTWEVHAEKQGYASSAAQIVTLEAGDYTELEGPLVVAGTPGSVTGTVVNPSGTPVVGATVWAENGGVLCPATTGSGGRFTLTLAPGQWTVWAERTGFRPSAPRTVVVNPGAGTTINPAICLVPLDSAIMGRVTDGQVAIAGARVTASPLSGSVVETTTNGQGEFVLVPPPGRYALSAAAAGYASGDPFHASTEGGVFYTGLEVPVRPLESAVHGTVLNGQSPVAGALVKSGSTATVTDATGAFSLPLPRGLHVIQAGKPGHFPTDAVTLTTRAGQTLHGLELPLAPGASRVSGRVTSQGSPVAWARVRASSEHGPTDAIATADGMYEIFVEAGEWTLVADATGFEPSAPATVLVAPAQSATGIDLALGDAWPTVSGTVRDAQGVVVAASIAISAENGAVPLRTSSSSDGSFSVRVRPGRAHALEVSAPLHGSRSIPVPPLQPGGAYGVDAVLPRWTGSVRGRALDDAGHGIAGARVVAAWADSSSTRTARDGRFVLWLDDGLYDVRVESPGRRSAFAHGVEVVSGIATELNPVLHDEFAEVEGTVSDAFSGAPLHGVLVTTTSGEGASAVSDGAGRYRMERVAPGETEIRFSKPGCRPRVEPVVVVPETSLGLDVELLVLAGSIAGRVHDGEQGIAGASVRAKLNGSTAAAAVTDEEGLYLLGGLDEDERYSVHASKDGHCAGSDNPLTETQPGTLDADFVMLPADATISGRVLDGTTMEPLPLASAEASDGLGHFGAAISDGEGRFTIAGLASAAPYTVSARHFGYVTAAASGVAPNTQDLEILLPRNYARISGSVVVSGPDVDPGAVRVVATSTSFAGVSRQAVPDGLGSYEIDEIRPGPYVISVSAPGCVVTPAQAPVELGEGAELTSLDFVVERVAITTVEVGGPVAVKAGSVVVFAGDALTEGGRLVEADLVWSVSPGIAGTIESPEGRFVCAPDYLGEITVRAAAPPSGAIGRFSASVYVEITSATQAVYRDSTGMLLRVRAGAVATTRSVFLAHEWLPDAKRFWRDFEVVGPGYRLKPDGLAFAAGREPELVLPSQGRGTGIATWDRTLLQWVDRSAAATADGLETPVAALGEYAVVASSGPLSVSDVMAEPDPFSPDNGPVTISYRLSSDEARMPFVTVTLYNLAGRAVRRLVEADAQGKGRQSVQWDGLTDGGEEARNGRYVVEVRAKDAGGEAAVCATLVLVK; encoded by the coding sequence GTGCGACAGAGAACGATCATCACGCGAAGGGGACCGGCGCGGGCCGCCGCGGGCGTCGCGGCCGCCGTGGCCCTGGCGTGCGCGTGGGTCCCGGCGTGGGCCTCGGGCATCACGGTCACCGCCTACCCGCCCCCGCTCGTGCCGCTCGACGGCGAGGTGACCGTCGCGTGGGCTGAGCCGGTCGACGCGCGCCTTCACTTCGGTCGCGTGCCGGGCGTCTACACGGACGCGACGAGCGCGCACGGCGTCGGCTCCCTCTCGTTCACGCCGTCATCCGAAGGCATGACGACGGGACTTCACTACTGCGTCCTCCGCGCGGTGGGCGGGCCGGAGAGCTCGGGCGAGTTCGGCTTCGCCGTCGAGTCGGCGACGCTTCCGGTCCCGACGCGACCGCCGAACGGGAGCGTCGTCCACGAGACGACGACGGTGCTCTCGTGGGACCCCGTGGAGGGCGTCCCGTACTACCACGTCGCGGTCTCGGACAGCGACATCGAGATCGTCGTCGAGGACGGCCAGACCAAGCTCCGGGGCGCGAACATCGTCTGGCAGGCCATCACGAGCGCGAGGTCGATCCAGTACGGGGCCGTGGATCCCTCGGGGCACTTCGTGAACTCCAACGGGCAGAGCCCGCCGCTCATGAGAGGCTTCAACTACCGCTGGCTGGTCCTGAACAACTACGGCAATCACCCGTTGCTCACGTCGCTCGTGGGGGCGGGCCTTGCGGGCTTCACGGTGGACGTCGTGCCGGGCGTCACCGCGCCCGCGCTCCTGGCCCCGGCCGACTCGCTGAGCATCGTGGACGACGCGGTCGAGTTCGCCTGGGAGCCCGTCGCGGGAGCCGTCGGGTACCACCTCTACATCTATCAGCGCCGGGCGTGGGGCGGCGGCGAGGCGAGCTACCCGGTGTGGAACGGACCGGCGAGCGTGCCCGGAGCGGTGGTCCACGCCGGGAGCTTCCTCTCCACGGGCGAGTACTCGTGGCGCGTCGTGGCTCTCGACCAGAACGGACGCGGAGCCGCGTCCGAGCTCAGGCGGTTCGCGTACTCGACGGAAACCGGCGCGGCCGCGATCTCGACCGTGGCGGCGGACGGTCGGCCGGTGGCGCAGGCGCTCGTGGAGATCAGCCACGCCGAGGGCGGCCTTCTCGTGCTGCCCACGGTGACCGACGCATCGGGCCACGCGTTCAAGCTCCTCGCCCCGAGCGCGTACGCCTTCCACGCGACGAAGCCGGGCTTCCGCGACACCACGCTGTACGCCCAGGTCGCGGTGAACGAGACCGTGCACGTGCCGATCGTCATGAGGCGGCCGTCTGCAAGACTCCGGGGCACGGTGCTCGACAGCCTCGGACAGCCGGTGTTCGACGCGACCGTCGTCTCGGCGGGGAACGGTTCCAGCGTCGAGACCGCGACGGACGGCGGCGGCCACTTCGCCGTGCAGCTGGAGGCGGGGACCTGGGAAGTCCACGCCGAGAAGCAGGGCTACGCAAGCTCCGCTGCGCAGATCGTCACGCTTGAGGCCGGCGACTACACCGAGCTCGAAGGGCCCCTGGTCGTCGCGGGGACGCCCGGCTCGGTGACCGGCACCGTGGTCAACCCGTCGGGCACGCCGGTGGTCGGGGCGACGGTCTGGGCCGAGAACGGCGGGGTTCTCTGCCCCGCGACGACCGGCTCGGGCGGCAGGTTCACCCTCACGCTCGCGCCCGGGCAGTGGACGGTCTGGGCGGAGAGGACGGGCTTCCGGCCCAGCGCGCCGCGGACGGTCGTCGTGAATCCGGGCGCCGGCACGACCATCAACCCCGCCATCTGCCTCGTGCCGCTCGACTCCGCCATCATGGGGCGCGTCACCGACGGGCAGGTCGCCATCGCAGGAGCGAGGGTGACGGCGTCGCCGCTCTCCGGCAGCGTCGTCGAGACGACGACGAACGGCCAGGGCGAGTTCGTGCTGGTGCCGCCGCCCGGCAGGTACGCTCTGTCGGCGGCCGCGGCGGGCTACGCAAGCGGCGACCCATTCCACGCGAGCACGGAAGGCGGCGTGTTCTACACCGGGCTTGAGGTCCCCGTCCGGCCGCTCGAAAGCGCGGTCCACGGCACGGTGCTCAACGGGCAGTCTCCCGTCGCGGGCGCGCTCGTGAAGAGCGGCAGCACCGCGACCGTGACCGACGCGACGGGGGCCTTCTCGCTCCCGCTCCCGCGCGGGCTGCACGTGATCCAGGCGGGCAAGCCCGGGCACTTCCCCACGGACGCGGTCACGCTGACCACCCGCGCCGGCCAGACGCTGCACGGTCTCGAGCTGCCGCTCGCGCCCGGGGCAAGCCGCGTGAGCGGCCGCGTGACGAGCCAGGGAAGCCCCGTGGCGTGGGCGCGCGTCCGCGCGTCGTCGGAGCACGGGCCGACGGACGCGATCGCGACGGCCGACGGAATGTACGAGATCTTCGTGGAAGCCGGCGAGTGGACGCTCGTTGCGGACGCGACGGGATTCGAGCCGTCCGCGCCGGCGACGGTTCTGGTTGCGCCGGCCCAGAGCGCGACAGGGATCGACCTTGCGCTCGGGGACGCGTGGCCGACGGTCAGCGGGACGGTGCGCGACGCTCAGGGAGTCGTCGTGGCCGCGTCGATCGCGATCAGCGCGGAGAACGGCGCGGTGCCGCTGCGGACCTCGTCGAGTTCGGACGGCAGCTTCTCCGTGCGCGTCCGCCCGGGGCGGGCGCACGCGCTGGAGGTCTCCGCGCCTCTCCACGGCAGCAGGAGCATTCCCGTTCCGCCGCTCCAGCCGGGAGGCGCGTACGGCGTCGACGCCGTCCTCCCCCGCTGGACGGGGTCCGTCCGAGGGAGAGCGCTGGACGACGCGGGACACGGCATCGCCGGCGCGCGTGTGGTCGCCGCGTGGGCGGACAGCTCGTCGACCCGCACGGCCCGTGACGGCCGGTTCGTCCTGTGGCTCGACGACGGCCTGTACGACGTCCGCGTCGAAAGCCCGGGCCGCCGGTCGGCCTTCGCGCACGGCGTGGAGGTCGTCAGCGGCATCGCCACGGAGCTGAACCCGGTGCTGCACGACGAGTTCGCCGAGGTCGAGGGCACGGTGTCCGACGCGTTCTCGGGAGCTCCCCTGCACGGCGTCCTCGTGACGACGACGTCGGGCGAGGGAGCGTCCGCCGTGTCGGACGGGGCCGGCCGCTACAGGATGGAGCGCGTTGCGCCAGGCGAGACGGAGATCCGCTTCTCCAAGCCCGGTTGCAGACCGCGCGTCGAGCCGGTCGTGGTCGTGCCCGAGACCTCGCTCGGGCTCGACGTCGAGCTGCTGGTGCTGGCGGGTTCCATCGCGGGCCGCGTGCACGACGGCGAGCAGGGCATCGCCGGCGCGTCGGTGCGGGCGAAGCTGAACGGGAGCACCGCCGCCGCCGCCGTGACCGACGAGGAGGGGCTGTACCTGCTCGGCGGGCTCGACGAGGACGAGCGGTACTCCGTCCACGCGTCGAAGGACGGGCACTGCGCGGGCTCGGACAATCCGCTCACCGAGACCCAGCCCGGCACGCTCGACGCGGACTTCGTGATGCTGCCGGCGGACGCGACGATCTCCGGGCGCGTGCTGGACGGAACGACCATGGAGCCGCTCCCGCTGGCGAGCGCCGAGGCGTCCGACGGGTTGGGCCACTTCGGGGCCGCGATCTCCGACGGTGAGGGGCGCTTCACGATCGCAGGGCTCGCGTCGGCCGCGCCGTACACCGTGTCGGCGCGGCACTTCGGCTACGTCACGGCGGCCGCGTCCGGCGTCGCGCCGAACACGCAGGACCTCGAGATCCTCCTCCCGAGGAACTACGCGCGAATCTCGGGGTCCGTCGTCGTTTCGGGCCCGGACGTGGACCCGGGCGCCGTCCGCGTGGTCGCCACGAGCACGTCCTTCGCGGGCGTGAGCAGGCAGGCCGTCCCCGACGGCCTCGGCTCGTACGAGATCGACGAGATCCGTCCAGGGCCGTACGTCATCTCGGTCTCGGCGCCGGGATGCGTCGTGACGCCGGCGCAGGCGCCCGTGGAGCTCGGTGAGGGCGCCGAGCTCACGAGCCTGGACTTCGTCGTGGAGCGCGTGGCCATCACGACCGTCGAGGTCGGAGGGCCCGTCGCGGTGAAGGCGGGAAGCGTCGTCGTGTTCGCCGGCGACGCGCTGACGGAGGGCGGCCGGCTCGTCGAGGCCGACCTCGTGTGGTCGGTGTCGCCGGGCATCGCCGGGACGATCGAGAGCCCGGAGGGGCGATTCGTGTGCGCCCCGGACTACCTGGGTGAGATCACCGTGCGCGCGGCGGCGCCGCCTTCCGGAGCGATCGGCAGGTTCTCCGCCTCGGTGTACGTGGAGATCACGTCCGCGACGCAGGCGGTCTACCGCGACTCCACCGGCATGCTGCTCAGGGTCAGGGCGGGGGCCGTCGCGACGACGCGCTCTGTCTTCCTGGCTCACGAGTGGCTCCCCGACGCCAAGCGCTTCTGGCGCGACTTCGAGGTGGTCGGACCGGGCTACCGGCTCAAGCCCGACGGCCTTGCGTTCGCGGCGGGCCGCGAGCCCGAGCTCGTCCTGCCGTCCCAGGGGCGCGGGACAGGCATTGCGACCTGGGACAGGACGCTTCTGCAGTGGGTTGACCGCAGCGCCGCGGCGACCGCGGACGGACTTGAGACCCCCGTGGCGGCTCTCGGCGAGTACGCGGTCGTCGCGTCGTCCGGACCGCTGTCGGTGAGCGACGTCATGGCGGAGCCCGATCCGTTCTCTCCGGACAACGGACCGGTGACCATCTCCTACCGGCTCTCGAGCGACGAGGCGCGGATGCCGTTCGTCACGGTGACGCTCTACAACCTCGCGGGGCGCGCGGTGCGGAGACTCGTCGAGGCCGATGCTCAGGGCAAGGGAAGGCAGTCCGTGCAGTGGGACGGGCTCACCGACGGCGGCGAGGAGGCGCGGAACGGCCGGTACGTCGTGGAGGTCCGCGCGAAGGACGCGGGAGGGGAGGCGGCGGTATGCGCAACGCTCGTGCTCGTCAAGTGA